A portion of the candidate division WOR-3 bacterium genome contains these proteins:
- a CDS encoding transcriptional regulator: MKFKELDPIIHEKTRLSILIYLLQNKEVDFSTLKKITDTTEGNLSSHLRVLEDNKLIEVKKTFVGRRPKTFYKLSDSGKNKLLDYLDKLKKILKEIK; this comes from the coding sequence ATGAAATTCAAAGAACTTGACCCAATAATTCATGAAAAAACAAGGCTTTCAATACTCATTTATCTTCTGCAGAATAAAGAAGTAGATTTTTCAACACTCAAAAAAATTACTGATACTACTGAAGGAAACCTTTCCTCCCATTTGAGGGTGCTTGAAGATAATAAATTAATTGAAGTTAAAAAAACTTTTGTGGGCAGAAGACCAAAAACTTTTTATAAATTATCTGATTCAGGTAAAAATAAACTTTTAGATTACCTTGATAAGCTAAAGAAAATTTTAAAAGAAATAAAATAG